TGAAGACATTATTGGATTAATAAATGATACCGATTTACAGGGTATACTTATGCCATCGGGTTTTAATAACTTTTGAGCACAATCTAAACATTCGGGCGAGAGTTCGTTGTCACCGAAAGAACCTAAAAGTTCCGATACTAATATGTCAGCCTTTTCGGGTGGTGAAAATTCACGCATGTCTTTGGAGAAAATATGAACATCTGCAAAtggtttaaattgttatttacattaaatgtaTGGAAAGTTGGAAAGAAAATTTACCATTATTATGCCACAATTTCTTGGCTATAGCGGTTAGAGTACGTATGGCATTAGGATTTTTTTCAATGATATAAACTCTTACTTTGCGATTGGTGTTTTTGGCTGCATTTAAGGCAGATCTAACTAAAGGACCACGACCAGCACCCAAAACCATAATGATAGTCTAGAAgtggaaataataattaaatttcttagTTTTACCGTCTAAGCCTTtaatattttagactatagtctagtttatattttggTCTTGAATATAGTCTAGAAAATAGTGTGGTCTTTAGCATTAGActctattctagtttatagactcgactttaaTATAGTAAAACTTACCTATAATCTGGTCTAGAGTGTACACTGGATTTTAGTCTAGTATGGCtgatagtctgatctatagtctgtactatattcaagtctatagtcttaactatagtttaatctgtagaatggactatagtgtaatctataaacaaaactattctTGTCAAAAGTCTAAACGttatctagtctattgcctggactgtagcctagtctattgcctGGACTGTAGCCTAGTCTTTTGCCTGGaatgtagcctagtctattgtctggactatagcctagtcttttgCCTGGACTGCAGCCTAGTCTATTGCCTGGACTGTTGCTAGTCTATTGCCTGgactgtagcctagtctattgcctGGACTGTAGCCTAGTCTTTTGCCTGGACTGTAGCCTAATCTATTGCATcgactatagcctaatctattgcctatactatagtctagtctacagtcgatTTAAAACGACTCAAGTCCCTCACAATATCTTACCTATTTCTCTTCAATTTCAtctattctagtcaatagtctgaacgctatctagtctattgtctggactgtaGCCTAGTCTTTTGCCTGGtatgtagcctagtctattgcaTCGACTATAGCATAATCTATTACCTttacaatagtctagtctacagtcgatTTAAAACGACTCAAGTCCCTCACAATATCTTACCAATTTCTCTTCAATTTCATCTTCCTTAACACGATCTTTTAAGGCAGCTTCAATGGCATCTTGATATAGCTTATATTTTACAGGATCTTTTTCAAATATCTCATAAGTATAACAATCCAAATTATCATACAAAGGTTGCAAGGGAATCTCTAAAACATCttcataactaaaaaaaaataaatttaaattacaatgaCAACAACTACTTTCACCATAGCATCAATCTCTTACCTTTGTAAAGGGTGAGAATCTTTATGAGTTTCTcgaaaattaatcaaatattcAGTGTAAAAAATTAGGTGAAATTCATCGTTATAGGTGGAGAGAATTATATTGACATTAGCTTGTACGAATAGTTTGACAACTTCTTGCCAGGCCTTTGGTAGTACAGGACAATTAAAACGATTTCTTATGAACATAGTAGAAGGCAAAATAATAGCTTCGACTGGTTCACCTAACCAGcgataaataacatttttatcgGGACGTTCTCCTTCGTTTAATTCAAGTACAACTTTTAGTTTGGGATTAAAATCAGCAGCACGGCGAAAATCATTCCACCAATGCCAGCTGTCTTCGGTTTCTAAAGCTAAGACATCATCTTCGGTTAGATCACGACGATAGGTGGATTGAGCTATGGCTTTATTGAATAAAGGAACTTGTAAGAGCATAATgcctaaaagaaaattaaaatcaaaagttttttaatataactacTGACCATCTTTCTGCAACTTAccttttgatttatttgttaaaaccgaagccaaattaatattatttcttttcttcaaTTTCATCATAGTAAAACCACCATATTGTAAATGCTCAGTCCAGGATATATCACGTTTTAGAATTTCTACTGAATTTTTACGCACTTCCTCATCATCTGCATCACAATCAATGGTGTCTGAGAGTAAAGTTATTATTTTGCAATTCCATTGATCGGCCGTTAGTACTAGATCCGAATAAGTAAAAtcagtttgtttttctttcatgGGTTCACGTTGAAATTCCATCGGCATGTCCACACAATTTAGCGGTACTGCTACCACGGAATAATTATAGCGATGGGCCTTTTCAACTTGACTGGGCAAGTTAGAAATGCCCTCTTGTAATAAACATATGTAAGGCATTGTTCGTATAAATGAGGTAAGTGTAAAAATtggaaataattaattatttatttaaatttaaattaatatacaacCACGTTTTTGCCAAGaacaaagtaaatttaaaatttactttggcCAAGAAGACGCTGTTTTTTTCTATGAATGAAagtaacagcagcaacaacaaccagaGCCCTGCGCCGGCAAATATTAACGACGGCGGCGACTGACACTAAAATtggaatttccaaaaatcccatCTTATTGGATACATTATACTAATTGGATACTCTTCAGCTCtacgatgatgaatcagtcagtcagtcagtcagtaacgttagaattttatatacgtatgtatgtatatagatttcgtgcttttaattatattgtaaaacaagtaagaaattagaGCCAGgcagaccatataataccctacatctgttACAAAAAATGTGGTTTAGTTTGtattataaagcatttaagttgagttgtaccttgtctcagatatacttaagccatttattgttgaattaaATTGTAGGCATTTAGTcgaattttgaagggggctttgaATAGGGGCTATTGTCAAAGGttaacaagccctattcgggggttcagttgtatgggggctatgtgagaTAATGGACCGACATAAAcgattttcaatagacttcgtctctggtaccatagaagatcgtgtgccaaatttcattgaattatcttcaaaattggggcctgtagtttgattacaaggtttacaagacctattcaggggttcagttgtatgggtgctaggtgaaataatggaccgatcgtaaccattttcaataggcttcgtccctggggcaatagaagatcatgtaccaaatttcattgaagtaTTAAGCTGAAAAATTTTCGTCGGCGGCGGCTTTGACATTTTGTTCGGCGGCTATGCTTAGTAGGTTTAAGCCGAATCGGCACAAGTCTCAGACAACAACACAACCGGCAAAAATTGAAATGTCAACGACAGCAGTGTTGTCAAATGGATGTCTACTGTTGGGTAATTAAGTGTTTTTTCGTACAATTTTTAGCGGTTAcgtaaaaattaagaaatttaagagAAATAATTAAGAATGTATGTGTTAATTATTTTgccaaattaattaaattattaacaaattaattaattaattaactaactaactaactaaataactaactaactaactaactaactaactaactaactaactaactaactaactaactaactaactaactaactaagtaagtaactaactagctaactagctaactagctaactaactaactaactaactaactaactaactaactaactaactaactaactaactaactaactaactaactaactaactaactaactaactaactaactaactaactaactaactaactaactaactaactaactaactaactatttaactaacaaacttactaatttctaataaaatttcattatccGGCAATGTTGTATAAACCTTTGACATGGCAACCCCAAATCCCGGCATAAACAACAACAGTTTGTAAGCGATGTCAACAAAAACCAGCTGatggaaaaaaacaacaaaacacaacaaaatttaaaaatagtgaaattttGTGCAATTTTCTAGTAAAATTCAATTACTAACAATAATCTATTagttaattgtatttaaatttcaaaaatttcgtcTCAAAGACATGGCTAACAAAGAAATATTCTCTAAACATATAAAATCCAATTTTAAATTAGCCACCCGCTACGATGCTGAGGGGCGTGAAGTTCAAGTGAGTAATCAaagtaatattaaagaaataaaaattcatcTTTTTTTGGTGCGTCCTTAGGTGGAACGACGCGAGGATGTTGATGCCACTGCTAAGGAGCAGGAAACATTTGATATGCTAATTAAAGCTGGCTATTATCGTGCCTGTATTAAGGGTTTGTCGGCGTTTGATAAAATTGTTGGTGGCATGACCTGGTGCATAGAATGTTGTGATTATGATGTCGATGTTGATTTGTTGTTTCATGAAAATCTAACAATTGGTCAGAAAATGTAAGTATTTAGATGAttaaaaatggtttttatgttgtttAGAAGGGAGTAGTTGGTTGGAGCTTTTCTTAGCTTTAAAAACCTAAAcgtacttttgaattttttagagCCTTAGTGGAAAAAATTGTGGCTGTTTTACCCCAAATGAAATGTCCCTTTCGCATAGAACCACATCAAATCCAAGGTCTAGAATTTTTAAGTATTCATCCGGTAATACAATGGCTGGTCAAAAAATCGGTAAATTAGTAAAAGCTtagacttaaaaaaaactagaactttaaactttttcatttaaacaaggTGGAGAATCGATCTGAACGTAATTTACGTTTAAAGCGATTTGCTATTGGTCAATTTCACAATCACTATCAGTATAAAAGtgataaacaaaatttagagAAAATACGCAATGCTTCGAGTCATATCAAAAGAATACAAGTGAGTTTGAAATGATTAGAAAGTGCAATATTTCTAAAgataatatatttcttttaaaggaACTCTATAATCCAGTACGACAATATCAACGAAAAGATTTAACAGATGAAGATGAAAAGACTAGAGTACATTTAACTTTATTGGAATATGGTGATGTTATGGCAGCAACTAGCACAAGTCAGACTGATCCTTTGCAAAGTGATGAAGAATCTTTGAAAGAAGATGCAAATACTGAAGTGGGTATTAGAGTAATATTAAGAATGTAAACGTTTTTATTTGACAAGGCTTTTTgtaatgcatatttttaatattttttttaatgcaaattcttttaatttggCTCTGCTATATTATGCCTTCACACACTTTTTGTTTGCAGCTTGATGTTGAAAAGTTACTTAAAAATCTTGTTCTTACCAAAGAGGTAATAagataatgtgtttttttttgtatctttaaagagtttttatttgtaatatttactattttgttgaatttattCACTACAGGAAGCCTCATCCTCACCTCATAAACTTGACACAGCTACTCGTATGGCTTTGAAACAACATTATCAAGAATTTATACAGGAAATGGCTACTGATGCCAAAGAATTAACCGaacaaaatcaattaaaatctcTAGAATCGGCAAAACAGGCTTTACAGCGGAAATTGGAACGTAATGAAAATGAGACCAAAGAGGTATTGGACTTACTGCAAGAACAAGAGAAATTGTATGAAAATGAAAAGTCACAATATGATCAGTTGTCAAAAGAAATCGAGGAATATAAGAAAGTCGAAGAAAGTGTGGATGCAGGGTAAGacgtttaaaaaatctaaagattatagtttttttttttaatattttacgaattttctataaaaatcttgaaaatgttgaaaatattctttaaagaaatgcacaattttatttgaattctacaatttctattgaaaaattttcaatatcaacatttttctatagaaaaatctttaatattgaaatattttatggaaaaatttatttttcaaaaattttcttaagaaatatgctcaatattgacatttttttatagaaaaatattcaatattgaaaactttttatacacaaatcttcaatatcgaaaattttctatagaaaaatcttaaatattgaaaattttctatagaaaaatcttaaatattgaaaattttctattgaaaaatcttaggttaggttgataggaggatgtatactacattaaatctaaagaaatacatctaggccGCAATCGGCCTTCTTGTGAGCTCCTTATAatgagaaaaagaaagaaaaaaggggaattgaatgaattatttttctgtgttcagaaactcagtttcctgaacgtaatttctaagaatcttccattcagtgttagtcaggaatattattttcggaataacatcatttccaagatacttggatcaaGCTTTGACGAATGCTGGCAGTGCCAAAGAAATTGCTCctgagtttcactgtcctctccacatactctacatacgtctgaatccgcaagtgaaattttgcttaaatgtgctcgtaatcctgtgtgtccactcagattACGTActattttgaggagatttttcgtcttgctctcatcagggtcaacccataggattttcgtggttctaaccactgttttattattccaagaggtcttatgagattctctcacccatatttttaatattttaaaccgtCGAATGGTTTATCGTTTGTCAGTTTAACCTCCTCGAGCTCCCTCCCCTTTAAAGTTAtcacattcgctctttcgttaccgactactcccgagtgggctggtacccatatgatgtgaatcttacctctgggagagtattcagttaatgctttcttacaatcccatacgatcttagatttagttctatctgcgctgtgggcgccatatttattctaatccaatttacgtaTTCCGTTATTGCTCATACTTCtgtctggaagcttgtgttatgatttggtaaacggtggtatatttctgcttctggatcttcactttatcccccaatttagagtTATCCGTGTAACAAAGGATTCCTACTGGTagttgctctaatgttccgcttgaccaaggcATTCTATCAGGGATCAGCATTTAAAAGTTACCGACAttttctgtgtctggtatacgatcaggcacgtccgatgattgaTCCGACATTGATGATGTGTCCtatgaattttctatacaaaaatgttcagtatcgaaaaatgtctatataaaaatgttcagtatcgaaaatctctttaccaaaatGTACagattcgaaaattttctttacaaaaatgttcagattcaaaaattttctatacaaaaatgttcagtatcgaaaattttctataccaaAATCTTcagtatggaaaattttctataaaaattgttagtatcgaaaattttctatacaaaaatgttcagtatcgaaaattttctttaccaaAATCTTCAGTatgggaaattttctataaaaattgttagtatcgaaaattttctttaccaaaatgttcagattcgaaaaatttctttacaaaaatattcagattcgaaaattttctatacaaaaatgttcagtaccgaaaattttctataccaaAATCTTcagtatg
The window above is part of the Lucilia cuprina isolate Lc7/37 chromosome 6, ASM2204524v1, whole genome shotgun sequence genome. Proteins encoded here:
- the LOC111680705 gene encoding protein arginine N-methyltransferase 5, whose product is MPYICLLQEGISNLPSQVEKAHRYNYSVVAVPLNCVDMPMEFQREPMKEKQTDFTYSDLVLTADQWNCKIITLLSDTIDCDADDEEVRKNSVEILKRDISWTEHLQYGGFTMMKLKKRNNINLASVLTNKSKGIMLLQVPLFNKAIAQSTYRRDLTEDDVLALETEDSWHWWNDFRRAADFNPKLKVVLELNEGERPDKNVIYRWLGEPVEAIILPSTMFIRNRFNCPVLPKAWQEVVKLFVQANVNIILSTYNDEFHLIFYTEYLINFRETHKDSHPLQSYEDVLEIPLQPLYDNLDCYTYEIFEKDPVKYKLYQDAIEAALKDRVKEDEIEEKLTIIMVLGAGRGPLVRSALNAAKNTNRKVRVYIIEKNPNAIRTLTAIAKKLWHNNDVHIFSKDMREFSPPEKADILVSELLGSFGDNELSPECLDCAQKLLKPDGISIPCKSVSFINPIMSSKLYNAVRQVARHEPFAREKQSTYHTHAESGYVVLLKNIYNIDVTKALFEFVHPNREAVIDNSRYKILKFNVELDCVLTGIAGYFECVLYNDIIISINPSTHTKGMASWFPMYFPFSEPMDIKKGQTIEIHFWRCVSKQKIWYQWCLASPFTTHIHNLDGRSSPIYCT
- the LOC111680707 gene encoding coiled-coil domain-containing protein 93 — protein: MANKEIFSKHIKSNFKLATRYDAEGREVQVERREDVDATAKEQETFDMLIKAGYYRACIKGLSAFDKIVGGMTWCIECCDYDVDVDLLFHENLTIGQKIALVEKIVAVLPQMKCPFRIEPHQIQGLEFLSIHPVIQWLVKKSVENRSERNLRLKRFAIGQFHNHYQYKSDKQNLEKIRNASSHIKRIQELYNPVRQYQRKDLTDEDEKTRVHLTLLEYGDVMAATSTSQTDPLQSDEESLKEDANTELDVEKLLKNLVLTKEEASSSPHKLDTATRMALKQHYQEFIQEMATDAKELTEQNQLKSLESAKQALQRKLERNENETKEVLDLLQEQEKLYENEKSQYDQLSKEIEEYKKVEESVDAGLLEKVQNLLKLHDELKKEESEFKEHCRKDLSDLQQQIEELEIFNAQDPEEREQAVSKEKERIQLLKLQLAKRNRGIMAIQRQLDNTPDRTELAQYQRRFHELYNEMSSKHLETKQYYTLYNTLNDQKRYMEKELSLLNSICEAYNEGMMTTHGREEFIQQFEQIVNGVKQTEQKVKTKYNEEKRRRDMLNEELQGLLELQRQYAAAVKQLTKECQRCEQLQQHLKSIRKK